TAAAGCGCATCCACGAGCTGTTCCGCGTTCACCCCGCCCGGCGCCTTGACTTCGATCTCGACCTCCTCGGAGGTGAAATCGTTGACGCTCCTGACCTTGATCTTTCCCTTGCGCGCGGCGTCCTCGATCGAGGCGATGAGCGAATCGGTCGTGGTCGTCGGCGGAATCTCTTTAATGATGACCGTCGAGTCGTCCCGGGTTTTGATCTTGGCGCGGACCTTGATGCCGCCGGAGCCGTCCTTGTATTCGCGGGCGTCCATCAGGCCGCCGGTCGGGAAATCGGGCAGCAATCTGAACGACTGCTTCTTGAGGATCGCAATCTGCGCCTCGAGCAATTCCGTAAAATTGTGCGGCAGAATCTTGCAGGACATGCCGACCGCGATGCCTTCGGTGCCGAGCATCAAGAGGAGCGGCAATTTGGATGGCAGTGAAACCGGTTCCTGGTTGCGTCCGTCGTAGCTCGGCACGAATTCGGTGAGGTCGTCGTTGAAAATTTCCGTGCGCGCCAGTTCGGTGAGGCGGCACTCGATGTAACGCGGCGCGGCCGCGGGATCGCCGGTGAAAATGTTGCCGAAGTTGCCCTGTCCTTCGATCAGGTAGCGCTTGTTGACCAGCACGACCAGCGCGTCGGAAATCGCCGCTTCGCCGTGCGGATGGTATTGCGCACAATGACCGGAAATGGTGGCCACTTTGATGAAACGCCCGTCGTCCTTCTCGTGCAGCGACCACAAAATGCGCCGTTGTACCGGCTTCAACCCGTCGGCGAGATTCGGGATGGCGCGATCGCGGATGACATAGGAGGCGTATTGGAGGAAACTGGTGTCCACACGCCGATGCAGCGGCAGTTCGATTTTGGCCGGCCTGCCATTGCGCGGTTTGGCGGGCGAGGCTCCGGTTTCCGCGATCACTTCGGTTTTTTTTGCTGCGCTCATGCTGTCGCTGAATACTGGCAAATGCGCCCGGAGGGTCAAGAAATTGAACAAGAGGCCCGTCGCGGCGATTGACAGCGAGATTATTTGTGCTTGGGTACGGGGCCGCTTTAGCCACTCATGAATCCGATCCGCATTTTGCACGTTGACGGCGACAGTTTTTTCGCCAGTTGCGAAGTGGCTCTGGCCCCCGGTCTGGAGGGCCGTCCGGTCTGGGTCGGCGGCGGGAGGCACGGAGACGGCATTGTGATCGCCGCCAATCGGGCCGCCAAAAAGTTCGGCGTGGAGACCGGCATGGCCTGTTTCGAGGCGAAGCGGCTTTGTCCGCAGGGCGTCCTGTGCCGGCCCCACTACGATGATTACCGCCGGCTTTCGCAGGAGATGTTCCGCATCCTCGAGGAATATTCGCCCACGCTCGTGCCGATTTCGATCGACGAAGGTTTCCTCGATTTCACGACCATGGATCAGCATGTCTGGCGGCGCACGACCCCGGCGGATTACGTGAAGGAAATCCGCGAACGGGTCCGGCGCGAGGTCGGTCTGCCGGTTTCGGCCGGACTGGCCAACTCCTCGCGTCTGGCCAAGCTGGCCACGGATGCCGCCAAGCCGGGTTTCATCGAAATTCCCCGGGGACAGGAAAAGGAGTTTTTGAAGGAACGCCCGGTGCGCGAACTTTCCGGCATCGCCAGCCGACGCGAACGCGCCCTCTCGGCGTTGGGCGCGAAAACGTTTGGCGATGTGGCCCGGCTGCCCTCGACGTTGCTCCGGCAAAAATTCGGCATCTGGGGCCAGCAGCTCTGGCTCTTCGCCAATGGCCGCTGGAACGAACCGTTGCTGCTCGAAGTGAAGGACCGCACCACGATTTCCAGCAGTACGACCCTGCCGAACGACGAACCGGATTACGAGGCCGCGCTCACGTTCACGTTGAGCGAGATGACGCGGCTGGTCGGGCAGTTGCGCCGCGAGCAATTGCAGGCGCGCGAACTCGGCCTCACGATCCGGTTCAACGATTTCACCGAGGCGGGCGCCGGCCATCGTTTTCGCGAGCCGCAGTTTCAGAATTCGGTCATCAACGCCGTGCTGGAGGAACTCTTCCGCGACGTGATGAACGATCAGTTCAAACCGGTGCGCCAGATTCGCGTCGCTCTCTGGAACCTGTCGCGCCTGGACACGCACCCGACGCTCTGGGGCAAAACCGACGCCGAACGCTGGGGCGCGCTCGACGACGCGGCGCACAGACTCAACGAACAATTTCAAAAACCGGTGGTCATGACCGGGGCGCAACTGGCGCTGCGACAACTCGACGACGTTCACCGCAATCCCAAGGCCAAATGCCCGTTCGTGCCGCAACGTGAAATGATCAAAAAACTCTGGGGCACCGACGCCGATCCGCTCGCCCACAAAAGCGAATGGGAAAGGCGCCTCACCAAGGTCAGCAAACATCACCACGACCGGCACTGAACGACGGCGGCGCGCGGTTTGCGGGCATCGACGCGAAGCAAACATGATTTCGCCGCAGAGCCAGGCTGATCTTCAATCAAATCCAGGAGATACGGATACGACAGTCATTCACAGTTTGACGGGAGGCTCCATTTGTCGCATTTTCCAGGCGCCCGCGCCAAAACGCCGTATGACGGGCGAAAGAGATGAAGAAGAGATCAATTGACACCGGCCCGTTGCATGTGCAGCGCGAATTCCGGGGGGCGCGGCGCGCCGGGCGTGGAACACGCGGCGATCAGGCCGCATGAGATTGTCGTGCGACTTTACAAGGAAGTCCACCGGTTGTCTGGCCGCTGGGTTTCTGCTTTTCGCCACGCCAGCCCCGGCGGCAATCGTCGTCCAGATCGGACAGAATTTCACCGGCAGCATTTTGGGGACTGATGCCACCGGTTCTCCTCCGGACAGCAACGGTGCGGCCGGGCCGATTCACTTCGTCGAGTTGATCAACGGACGGTTTTCGGTTTACAACAAAAGCAACGGCAGCCGGGTGCAGACCAAGACGGACCTGACCTTCTGGAAGGACTCCGGCCTGAACTTTTCAGCGAATCTCTTCGTGTCCGATCCGCGTATTGTCTTCGACGCGTACTCGCAGCGCTGGTTTGCCTCGATGATCGACTTCGACCCGAACAACCTGGTGAGCAACCGGTTTTTACTGGCCGTTTCCGCCAGTGCCGACCCCACTGGAGTGTGGCGCGGCGTCGCATTCGTTGCGGATCCGGCCAACGGAAATTTTGCGGATTTCCCGACGCTGGGCGTGGATACCGACGGGGTTTATCTGGCCGGTGATATGTTGAACAGCACGGGCAACAACGTCGGATCCGCACTGGTCTCCATCCCAAAGGACGCTTTGCTGGCAAACCCGCCGAGCGCAGCAGGGCGCACGTCTTTCGGAATCCTTGGTTACAGCGCGCGCGGCGATGTCCTCCAGCCGGCCATGACCACCGGCACCGCATCGACTCCGGAAACCGTTCTGG
The DNA window shown above is from Candidatus Angelobacter sp. and carries:
- a CDS encoding DNA polymerase IV translates to MNPIRILHVDGDSFFASCEVALAPGLEGRPVWVGGGRHGDGIVIAANRAAKKFGVETGMACFEAKRLCPQGVLCRPHYDDYRRLSQEMFRILEEYSPTLVPISIDEGFLDFTTMDQHVWRRTTPADYVKEIRERVRREVGLPVSAGLANSSRLAKLATDAAKPGFIEIPRGQEKEFLKERPVRELSGIASRRERALSALGAKTFGDVARLPSTLLRQKFGIWGQQLWLFANGRWNEPLLLEVKDRTTISSSTTLPNDEPDYEAALTFTLSEMTRLVGQLRREQLQARELGLTIRFNDFTEAGAGHRFREPQFQNSVINAVLEELFRDVMNDQFKPVRQIRVALWNLSRLDTHPTLWGKTDAERWGALDDAAHRLNEQFQKPVVMTGAQLALRQLDDVHRNPKAKCPFVPQREMIKKLWGTDADPLAHKSEWERRLTKVSKHHHDRH